The following coding sequences are from one Triticum aestivum cultivar Chinese Spring chromosome 5A, IWGSC CS RefSeq v2.1, whole genome shotgun sequence window:
- the LOC123105695 gene encoding alpha-mannosidase At3g26720, whose product MGPVRLALLLLAAAAAVLLGGGEAVYIPYNTSAGVVNGKLNVHVVPHTHDDVGWLKTVDQYYVGSNNSIQGACVQNVLDSLVPALLKDENRKFIYVEQAFFQRWWRQQSDMIKDTVKGLVSSGRLEFINGGMCMHDEATVHYIDMIDQTTLGHRFIKEEFGQIPRIGWQIDPFGHSAVQAYLLGAEVGFDALYFFRIDYQDRDTRNGTKELEVVWRGSKTFGSSADIFAGIFPKNYEPPPGEFYFEVDDTSPVVQDDPLLFDYNVEQRVNDFVAAALAQANVTRTNHIMFTMGTDFKYQYAESWFRQMDKLIHYVNKDGRVNALYSTPSIYTDAKFSTNEPWPLKTNDFFPYADNPNAYWTGYFTSRPALKRYVRMMSGYYLAARQLEFFIGKSKSGSTTDSLGDALALAQHHDAVTGTEKQHVANDYAKRLSIGYKKAEELVSTSLGCLSESGSNSRCSSPTTKFGQCPLLNITYCPPSEMNLSQGKSLVVLVYNSLGWKREDVLRIPVMSDSIVVHDSEGKEIESQLLPIANVSLNLRDRHVKVYLGTSPAASPKFWVAFPASVPPLGFSTYFISSGKRSASISSTSTLNSQGNESRNLQVGQGRLKLHYDAAGSLSQYSDSKTQVEANFEQKYKYYIGQDGSGDDPQASGAYIFRPKDVVPIKTDGQVPPTILRGPILDEVHQQINPWIYQITRVYKGKDYVETEFIVGPIPVDDENGKELSTEIITSMATNKTFYTDSSGRDFIKRVRDYRSEWKIEVNQPVAGNYYPINLGIYVEDGSKELSILVDRSVGGSSIKDGQIELMLHRRLLNDDGRGVAEALEEKVCLDDQCEGLVIEGKYYLKIDPQGDGARWRRTFGQELYSPLLLAFTEQDGGNWANSHVSSFSAMDPTYSLPENVALLTLEELEDGSVLLRLAHLYEAGEHKDLSAPASVDLKRVFPDNKIGKIIETSLSANQERAAMEKKRLKWKVAGPPQKENVVKFMIDGDFMPVRGKTVRYTIKENYPGKFVPELTFTQVEKLRALFRPIISLPVPEAPPLHYVDNSHPSPSAAFLPPSASSSYPTQSAAYVHHPSAYVLTPAAHLAPNEPYACPDSQPPARTAQFAAPAYYVTTTGHLYQASYQAYGPSPATYHYAQAPPLQLVYLQAQHPVRKHVTDPACSSDPNYDANGNDPYRYDAVKSHYQETTSGRAAAPHEVAATNLQLVMHYGYAPGSEGATRETTQSSAEGAASAIYSHAGAPATTQAAPLVYAVAAAPHEVAGTNLQLVMHYGYAPGSEGATGETTQSSAEGAASAIYSQAGAPVTTQAVPSVYAVAAAPANL is encoded by the exons atgGGCCCCGTACggctcgccctcctcctcctcgccgccgccgccgccgtcctgctcggcggcggcgaggcggtgtACATCCCCTACAACACGTCGGCGGGGGTAGTCAACGGGAAGCTGAACGTGCACGTCGTCCCCCACACCCACGACGACGTCGGCTGGCTCAAGACCGTCGACCAGTACTACGTCGGATCCAACAACTCCATCCAG GGCGCGTGCGTTCAGAACGTGCTGGATTCGCTCGTGCCGGCGCTGCTCAAGGACGAGAACCGCAAGTTCATCTACGTCGAGCAG GCGTTTTTCCAGAGATGGTGGAGGCAGCAGAGCGACATGATCAAGGATACGGTCAAGGGGCTCGTCAGTTCCGGACGGTTGGAGTTCAT AAATGGGGGTATGTGCATGCATGACGAGGCGACTGTGCACTACATTGACATGATCGATCAGACTACGCTGGGGCACAGGTTCATCAAGGAGGAGTTTGGTCAGATTCCGAGGATTGGTTGGCAGATCGATCCGTTTGGGCACTCTGCAGTTCAGGCTTACCTGCTTGGTGCAGAA GTAGGATTTGATGCTTTATATTTTTTCCGGATTGATTACCAAGATCGTGACACGAGGAATGGGACAAAAGAACTCGAGGTTGTATGGAGGGGCTCCAAGACCTTTGGCTCATCAGCTGAT atttttgcTGGCATCTTCCCAAAAAATTATGAACCACCACCTGGTGAGTTTTATTTTGAAGTCGATGATACTTCCCCTGTTGTCCAG GATGATCCCCTTCTTTTTGATTACAATGTTGAACAACGGGTGAATGATTTTGTTGCTGCAGCGCTGGCACAG GCAAATGTTACAAGGACAAACCATATCATGTTTACAATGGGAACAGACTTCAAATATCAATACGCAGAAAGTTGGTTCAGACAGATGGACAAATTAATTCATTATGTGAACAAG GATGGCCGTGTGAATGCTCTGTACTCCACTCCTTCCATTTACACTGATGCAAAATTTTCTACAAATGAGCCATGGCCTCTAAAGACAAATGATTTCTTTCC ATATGCAGATAACCCCAATGCATACTGGACAGGTTACTTCACAAGCAGACCTGCCTTAAAACGATATGTCCGCATGATGAGTGGATATTACTTG GCAGCTAGGCAGCTGGAGTTCTTCATTGGGAAAAGCAAGTCAGGTTCCACAACAGATAGCTTAGGAGATGCCCTAGCTCTTGCTCAGCATCATGATGCTGTTACAGGAACAGAGAAGCAACATGTTGCAAATGATTATGCGAAGAGATTATCGATTGGCTATAAGAAA GCGGAGGAACTGGTTTCCACTTCTCTCGGTTGCTTGAGTGAGTCAGGCTCAAATTCTCGTTGTTCGTCCCCAACGACAAAGTTTGGGCAG TGTCCTCTCCTGAACATTACTTATTGCCCCCCTTCCGAGATGAACTTATCTCAAGGAAAAAGCTTG GTTGTTCTTGTGTACAACTCTCTTGGATGGAAACGAGAGGATGTCCTCCGCATACCA GTCATGAGTGACTCAATTGTTGTCCATGATTCTGAGGGAAAAGAAATTGAATCGCAACTTCTGCCTATAGCTAATGTCTCATTGAACCTACGGGACAGACATGTCAAGGTTTACTTGGGCACATCGCCTGCCGCAAGTCCTAAGTTTTGGGTTGCTTTTCCTGCTTCGGTACCACCACTTGGTTTTAGCACTTACTTTATCTCGAGTGGAAAGAGATCAG CATCTATCTCTTCGACATCCACTCTAAACTCTCAGGGAAATGAAAGTAGGAATCTGCAAGTTGGGCAAGGGCGTTTGAAACTTCACTATGATGCAGCTGGATCATTATCGCAGTACTCCGATAGTAAGACTCAG GTTGAAGCAAATTTCGAGCAGAAGTACAAGTATTACATAGGACAAGATGGAAGCGGAGATGATCCTCAG GCTTCTGGAGCGTACATATTTCGCCCTAAGGACGTTGTTCCTATCAAAACTGATGGTCAG GTTCCTCCCACGATTCTGCGTGGGCCCATATTGGATGAAGTGCATCAGCAGATTAATCCATGGATATATCAG ATCACTAGAGTTTACAAGGGAAAGGACTATGTGGAAACTGAGTTCATA GTTGGACCAATACCAGTCGACGATGAAAATGGAAAAGAACTTTCAACTGAAATCATTACTAGCATGGCAACAAACAAAACATTTTACACTGATTCCAGTGGGCGTGATTTCATCAAAAGG GTACGGGATTATCGCTCGGAGTGGAAGATTGAAGTAAACCAACCTGTTGCTGGAAACTATTATCCT ATTAATCTTGGCATTTATGTGGAAGATGGCAGCAAAGAGTTATCTATACTTGTAGACAGGTCTGTTGGAGGTTCGAGCATAAAGGATGGACAAATAGAGCTAATGCTACACAG GAGGCTACTCAATGATGATGGTCGTGGTGTTGCGGAAGCACTAGAGGAAAAAGTCTGTTTGGATGATCAATGTGAAGGACTAGTT ATTGAAGGAAAATACTATCTCAAAATTGACCCACAAGGTGATGGAGCTAGGTGGCGTCGTACATTTGGTCAGGAACTGTACTCACCTCTTCTTCTTGCATTCACAGAGCAG GATGGAGGCAACTGGGCGAATTCACATGTTTCATCATTCTCTGCAATGGATCCTACTTACAGCCTTCCTGAAAATGTCGCGTTGCTTACTCTTGAG GAACTTGAAGATGGAAGTGTTCTCCTTCGGTTGGCTCACCTATACGAG GCTGGAGAGCATAAGGATCTCTCGGCCCCGGCGAGTGTCGACCTCAAGAGGGTATTCCCAGATAACAAG ATCGGCAAGATAATCGAAACAAGCCTATCAGCGAACCAAGAGCGCGCCGCcatggagaagaagaggctgaAATGGAAGGTGGCAGGGCCTCCCCAAAAAGAAAATGTG GTCAAATTCATGATTGATGGTGATTTCATGCCTGTCCGAGGGAAAACCGTAAGATACACCATAAAAGAGAATTATCCCGGCAAATTCGTGCCAGAACTTACCTTTACACAA GTTGAGAAATTGAGAGCATTGTTCCGTCCAATTATTTCACTGCCAGTGCCAGAGGCACCACCCCTGCATTATGTTGACAACAGCCATCCCTCTCCATCTGCTGCTTTTCTGCCTCCTTCGGCTTCATCTTCATACCCAACACAGTCAGCTGCTTATGTGCATCACCCAAGCGCCTATGTTCTCACCCCAGCTGCTCATCTGGCCCCAAATGAACCTTATGCATGCCCAGATTCTCAACCTCCTGCTCGGACCGCTCAATTCGCTGCACCTGCTTACTATGTGACCACAACTGGGCATCTGTATCAGGCAAGTTATCAAGCATATGGCCCATCGCCTGCCACCTATCACTACGCCCAAGCGCCTCCTTTGCAACTTGTCTATTTGCAAGCCCAACACCCTGTGCGAAAACATGTTACAGACCCTGCATGTTCCTCTGATCCCAACTATGATGCTAATGGGAATGATCCGTATCGATATGACGCTGTGAAGTCTCATTACCAGGAAACTACTTCTGGGAG AGCTGCTGCACCACATGAAGTGGCCGCGACAAACCTCCAACTTGTCATGCACTATGGGTACGCCCCAGGCAGTGAGGGTGCAACCAGAGAAACTACACAGTCCAGTGCTGAAGGAGCTGCATCGGCGATCTACTCCCATGCGGGTGCCCCAGCAACCACTCAGGCTGCGCCATTGGTGTACGCCGTCGCAGCTGCACCACATGAAGTGGCCGGGACAAACCTGCAACTTGTCATGCACTATGGGTACGCCCCAGGCAGCGAGGGTGCAACCGGAGAAACTACGCAGTCCAGTGCTGAAGGCGCTGCATCGGCAATCTACTCCCAGGCTGGTGCCCCAGTGACCACTCAGGCTGTGCCATCGGTATATGCCGTCGCAGCTGCACCGGCTAACCTGTGA